One Triticum dicoccoides isolate Atlit2015 ecotype Zavitan chromosome 3B, WEW_v2.0, whole genome shotgun sequence genomic window, CCCGATTCTATTCCTTTTCCTCTGTTTGGGGTCCTAGTTGCAAGTTTGATAAACCACTTCACAatttttgtctctctctctctctctgggtcCAGTTGTTAGGTGTTTGTTATCACTGATCTACAATTTTTGTCTCTATCTTGGTCCGGTTGTTATTCCTCTATTAATTTTTAAAAAAAAGCATACTCGCAGCATGTACATGTTTTAAAATTTAATTATTGATATAACATGTATTGCCATATTTTTTCCAAACATTTGACTGTTGCATATCACACAATAGAGTATGCATGTATAATTGCTACTCACACTAGAAAAATTATAGTTGCTATTCAAGTTGAAATCTATTGTGTTTCTATAGTACATAAGCAGCCAGATGTTGCAAGCGGCATACATGATTCGTGTGCATTCGTGATTGTTCTCATAAATTTTCTCCAAAAAAGGGACAATGTTCTTCTCAATTGTATAAACGAAACTCACTCAACATCCAATGTTTTACAAAATGTGGTAAATAACCTGTTTCATAATATTCCATATTTGCACTAGAAATGTTGCATTTCCCTTCATATATATGAGAGGTTGCCTATAATACACGTATACTCAGAAAGGTACTTGCAAACATGATTTTAAAGTTTAATAAAAAATAGTTTACCAAATTTGGCAGTCATAGTTCTTGTTTTCTACATAATTGTCCTTGATGGGGGACACAATTAGACATTTCTTTGGATCACGTCATTCTTTCGTTTCTCCACGTGTATCGAAAGTAGGGAGGCGATCTCCAAGGATTAGGGTATGTTTGGTTTAGCCTAGTTTTGCGCTACCAAATAGTTGGCTAGCCAAAGTTTGGTGGAGCTTTTGCTTCCCGTGAATTGGTCAACATTGGAAAAAAAAAGACTAGAGTGACATACAAGCATTGGCAAATTGAAAAATTGGTAGCCACTCAAACATAGACCAAAATTTTAGTCACGACAAAAACGTTGGTAGGATGTATGTTGGTCACCATCCAAACACACCCTTAGTCTCAAGCTACGACGTATAGTCCTTATGTGTTGCATTATCTCCTACATGTTCTCATCCTCATTCGTGGAAGTTCTACGCCACCACTAGTCGCATCACCTGTTTGTGTCTAGCATTGCTTTGTAGGTCACGCCGCACCATCACGATGACATGTCGTCTCCTTCTTGCTCTTACCGTTTATACAGCCGCTTCACTGGATATATTCTTTagttattttttttttgaaaaaagataTATTATTTAGTAGTCCCAGTTTGAAGCAAGAAGTCAGATACTCCGTTCCACATTGAGCCCAAGAAGCATTATCTTTGCAAGTGATACAATCTTTATTGAGGTTGAGTCTTTGTTGAGTGACTTATTACACCAGTAGTCCCTGACGTTATTTACATTTTAGAGTTTATATGTCCCTTTTGTGTTTGCGCCTTTAGCACTCAATTTATATAGGATAGGTTCTTACAAAGCAAAGGCTTATATTTTGTTACAAGTTCTATGTAACACCATAAAAAAGAATCACACTTCAACCCTCCTTTGGACGAAAGATCATAGAAATTTGAAGGTTTATTAATCCTATAGAGCCCCTTTCCACtttattttgtatatatatatatataaacacccaAATCTCCCTCAAAATATTCGTTTGTTCGTTCGGTGCAACCAACCTACCTTTTGTGCAAATCCAGCTACATGGAGATCCACTGAATATGACATGGCATTAATTTTGGATCACCCATATTTAATGATTTACGAATCCTCTATCAAGTGGATATTCTACATTTAATTTTAGATCTTCTCCATTCAGAGGATTCCATTTTCTCcccgaaaaaaaaaagaaaaaaaaacgaacGCCCTTTTGGTCTTTGCACAGAACCCCAACCCACGTTAGTTTCGACGGAATTCCGTCCCACGGGCCCACGTGTCATGGACATACGTTCCGTCAGTCCAGCTTCCCGTCAGCACACTCAGCGCCGTAAAGCCTCCCCCCTCTGTCGAGCTCGACCCGGTGCAGTACAACGAACGGAGACGTCCGGCGATGGGTCTCTTCCGTCGTGTATCAGCGTCACGTCCTtttcgccgccgcccgtcgtctccTCCCTCCGACTGGCGGCACACCTACCCACGTTCGCCACCGCGGCCCGGCCGACGGCAACTGCTGAACCTGAACGGCGTCGCGACGCGTTCACTACCGAGGGGCGGGCATCTATCCGCCACAGTTTCGCGCGTAGGCCCCTCGAGATCCACGTAATGACGGCCCACACCCCCCCGGCCCGGGTCCTTTAAATGCGGGGCACGCATGGAGGCCGGAGCAGACCGCCACGAGTCGAGTAGTTGAGCAGTAGCGCTTGCCTAGACTCCCcgtctcctcctccctcctcccgccgccgcctacGACACAACCGCCCCGTTCACGTGCCCTAATCCTCAGCGGCAGCTCCTCctctccgtccgtccgtccgtcccccGAAATGGAGCCCAAGAGGTCCTCGCCCCAGGCGCAGCCCCAGCCGCGCGCGGCGACTAAGAAGTCGCCtccccgcgctgccgccgccgacgccgccatcgccGACTCGCCGCTCAGCAGCCTGTTCCACCCGGCGCCGCACGGGGTACCCGTCTCTTTCCTCACGCCTTCTCCCTGTTCGGTGTTATGTCTATGTCACTATGTGGTTCGGTGGCCGGCGTCCGTGCTGCCGCCCGACGTGATCTCTCGCGTGATTGCGGCGGGGCAGACGGGCAGGCCCTTGATTGCTAGATCGGATTTGTCTTGTTATTGATCCTTCCTCGTTCGCGCTATGATTTTAGTTTTCGTATGACGCCCCGTCTGTTGGAGTGAATATGCGAGAATTTTGGTAGACTTTTGATCTAGATACGCCCGTCTCTCCAAGTGGATACCGATTATCTTAGAGTATCCCGTTGTAATAAGCCTTATTAATTTGGGGGATTCATGCTGTGATGTTTTCTTACGGGTGAAGGATTCATATTGTGATGTTGCCATCTAATTTGGACCTTtcccttttttgttttgttttcaagGTAAACGGCAAAGAGCAGGACTTGTACGCCATTCTCTTCAAGGGGCAGAACGGCAATGCTCAGGCTAGCATGACAGGTAGttgcacaactctctcctctcgtcTCGTCTCGTCTCATATTCTCCTTTTTGCCATTCCGGTACTAGTACTACCGTGGAAATGGAACGGAATAGTACGTCACACATCTATATCAATGAACTGTTTTCTCTTTCAAGAAATAGCAGGTTACTTAGTGCCGAGGAAGCGTTGGAAAATTTCCAAACTCAAAAACATTTAATCCCTCGAAAGAAAATCACAAAAGCATTTAAAGCATGTATAACTCTTGTCTGCATCAGTTGATCAGCAAAGCCCACCTACCTTTACTTTCAAAAGGAGAAGAGATATAATTTCACTGCCATATAAGTTTTGAAACTTTCGAGCCTTCATCTTTGGTTGCAATTTTCATACTTGTACAAGCTCAAGTACAGCGTGTACATGTTGGCTATCTTCAACCAACCAGAAATTTCTATTTCTTATTCTTGTCCCCACAAAAAAAAATCTTTGGGAAAGTGCAAAAGCCTTGCATCtttatgcattatatataattgaaGGAAAAAGTTGACAAGCCTACGAGTAGGCCAGTTTCAATCACAACAAACGCCACAACCCTAAGCGCTAAACTCTGCTGTTAGTCATGTCAACACATTATGGGTTGTTTCTTTCGTAAAGTAATATCGTCTTGGTGATCTATCTTGCTTGGTTTGAATCACTGAGAAATGCAACGACAGAAAAATGACCAACATATTGATTTGTCTTACAGATGGTAAATCCCAGTGGAGTCCTGCTAGGGGCCGCACAACATATACCAAGGATATCAAGTATGACTCGGTTGGTACATCATCTTGTTTTGGTTCTTCTGTGCACTATGGTGGCCGAGAATATTATGGCAGCTCTGCACCTAAGCAATCCGCGGAATACAGTGATGTAAGAAATTGCTAAACAAAAAGCATAACTCATGCTTATAGTTCACAAGTACTTTCACTTTTTTTAATCAGCACTTTAGGCAACCAAGGTTTTGAACGCTTTTGTTTTTCATTTCAGTACAAGGTGGATAAGAAGGATCCTGTCGCAGATTCTCATGGCGATTGGTGGCAAGGTATAATGTTGTTGTATATTTGGACATATGTTATTTTTGAAGCTGTTTGGACATATGTTATGATTGAGTTATATGGTTGACTgatgtatttatttattttgttaccAGGCTCGTTTTACTACTAAGCAAGAGCTTGGTGTCCTCTCCCTTTTCGAACAAGGTAAAAACAAGGACCTTACTAGCTATTGGAAATTGGTTACATTATTATGGTTTGGTCTTGCTCTCTGCTTACTTGTGATATGCTATACATTATTCAGCTTACATAGGCAATCGATAATTGTCTGGAAAGCGATAGGGGGGCGTATGCCCACCTGAGCAACTGATATCCACTTTTGCTCACTTCGCCTCCGCATCAGTTATCGTGTTCACAGATGCTGATCTTTATCAGAAAGCGAACATATTGTCGCATACTTTGTTTCAGAAGTCAGAATAGTTAATACATACAGTAGTAAACTTTGAATTACTCGAAGCTTAATATGGGATAGAATTTAGTTACTAGTGATATGAAATATTTCACACTCTCACCTGATTTTTTGTGTGAAATTTGcccaaaccaaaattcaaaaaaaaatttaaaattGCCCCAACCCAAATTCTTCTCCCAGTTCTCTAGAGAGTATATTTCTT contains:
- the LOC119277601 gene encoding uncharacterized protein LOC119277601 — its product is MEPKRSSPQAQPQPRAATKKSPPRAAAADAAIADSPLSSLFHPAPHGVNGKEQDLYAILFKGQNGNAQASMTDGKSQWSPARGRTTYTKDIKYDSVGTSSCFGSSVHYGGREYYGSSAPKQSAEYSDYKVDKKDPVADSHGDWWQGSFYY